The following nucleotide sequence is from Defluviitalea raffinosedens.
AAGATGTGTGTCAATATTAATGTTCATAGCAATTTCTTTATCTTTAGTTACAGGTTGAAGCTTCGTTTTGTTATCAAAAATTTCAAATGTGATTGTTGGGTTTTTTTTGTTATCTTCAGGACTTAGATTAAGAAGTCCTCCTTTAATCTGATTGCGTAAGAAAAGTAAGTATTTTGTCTCATTTTCGCTAAGAAATCCAATTAGCTGATCGTTTTTAAAAAAAGCAGTACCCAAGATTTCAGGGCAATCATTATGATCCACTTTTGCCAATTCTACAGATGGAGCAATAGCCATAATTCCTTCATCTACAATGTCATTGGTCAATTGCCATATTTGAATGTTAGGTGCTTTGGAGAGAACTTTTTGATTAACCAGAATATCGTGCAGATTAAAAGAAACAACCTGTTCTATTTTTTCATCTTTTTGCTTTTTTTCTAATATTTCTTTTGCAGAGGTTCCTTTAGAAACTAAAATATATACGTCAGATCTGGTTTCTGCATCTCGAAGAAACCAGTCGATTACTTCTGTAATGCCTTCCTGGGCTACTTCTTTACTCAGGATTAGAATTTTATTATGACTCCAATATAACTTTTTCCCTGAAATGGCTATGGCATTTCTTACAGCATCAAATATGGACTCACCTTCTGCGACAATCAGTTTCGATGTTGTGGGTGATTCTTTTCCAATACTGGATTCCAGAATTTCTATGGAAATCATGTATTCTTTATGAATTCCTTTATCAATGGCAGTGCCAGCTACGATATTTATGTCATCAACTTCTCGATAATTCCAACAGCCTACGAAAAGAAAAATGCTGATCAACAGGATGGAAGTAAGAAAAAAGATTTTTATAGATTTCATCATAATTACTTCCTTCTACTATTTTTCAAGGGTTGTCGTCTTAAATTCTTTTTTCCAATGATTTTAGGTCTTAGCGACATGATCCACCAAGGAGCACGAATCCAAGCGTCTTTACCATTTTGATCTTTAATTCTTGTAGTATTTAACATATAAGGTACGCCAAAAGACCGAAGGCTCATAAGATGAAGGATGATCGCCAGATATCCCAGAATAAATCCATAAATACCTAGGAAAGAAGCTGCAAACAATAGCAAAGTTCGTAAGAGTATGATCGGCCCAAGCAGGTGTATATTGATTAATTTCGTAATACTGGTTAAGGCAGTGACGATAATTACTGGTGCACTGACCAGATTAGCATCTACTGCAGCTTCTCCTAAAACCAAAGTTCCGACAATATTTATGGTCTGACCGATGGGGGTAGGGATTCGGGTTCCAACTTCCCTTAATATATCAAAAATAGTAAGCATAACAAATAAAGATACAACAGTTGGAAATGGAACTTTTTGCCGAGAAGCAGCGATACTGATTAATAAGGATGTTGGCAACATTTCCTGATGATAAGTGGAAATAGCCAGATATAGTCCCGGAATACTTATGGATAATAACCCGGATACTGCTCTTAATAATCTGTTGAAAGATGAAAATAAATAGTTATTATAGTAATCTTCATTGGCTTGAAATGATTCAATCATAATATATGGGACTGTTAAGACAAAGGGGCTGCCGTCTACGAATATGGCAACTCTTCCTTCCAATAATTTTCCTGCAATAATATCTGGTCTTTCACTGCTCCCTACAGTTTCAAAGGGGGAGTATGGTGCATCTTTAATAAATTCCTGTATGTATCCGGAATCCAGAATGCCATCAATTTCTATCTGATCTAATCGTCTTCCAAGCTCATTTAATACATTTTCGTCAGCAATGCCTTCAATATAAGAGATGCAGATTTTCGTATGTGTTTGCGCACCTAGTTCTCTCACAATAAATTTCAGATTAGGGTTTTTGATTTTTCGACGGACTAATGAAATATTGGTCAGAATAGATTCTACAAAACCTTCTCTGGGACCACGAACAACTTGAGCCGATTCTGGTTCATCAATCGATCGGGATGGCCAGGCTTTAGAACTGATTATTAAAGCTTGATCATATCCTTCTGCAAGAAGAATAGTATCACCATCCATTAAAGCATTTAAAATAGTTTGTAAATCGTTGGAAGATTTAATATCACTGGAGAGAATGATTTTATATTGCAATTCATCTATCAAATTGGATGAAGATATTTCTCCCATGAAATGATTTGACAAAATAGGTTCAATTACATTTTCATTTAATACTTTAGTATCTGCCATTCCTTCAAAGTAAAGGATGCAACATTTAACAGAGGGAGAATAATTGTTTTGAAATTTTCTTGTAATAAAGGTAAAATCGTTGCGAAAAATTTGGTTAAATACTGAAATATTATCTTCTAAGGAGGTAGTTAATAAAATATCTGAAGAGCAACTATTATACATAAAATCACCATTAATATTATTAACATTTTAATGAAATATAATCATTATTTTACATATTATCATGTTGAATTTTTTGTGAATATCAATGAATATAAAGATTAGATACTCATAAAAGCTAAAAAAATACTGTACTATCGATAGTCAGCCAATTCGGTGTGTTTTTTGAAGGTCATTGTCTTTATTACAAAAAAGTAATATAATATCTGCTGGAAGACGTATATATAGGTAAAATTATAAGACTTATAGTGATTGGTGTCATTGAGGGGTGATGTTGGCATGAATATACTAGTTACATTAAATTCTAACTATATTACTCCATTAAAAGTAATGCTTAAATCACTTTTTTTAAGCAATGAAAAAGAAAAATTCACCGTTTATATTATGCATTCCAGTCTTAAAGCTGAGGAGCTTGATGATTTAAAAGAATTTATAACCATGCATAATAGCCACATGGAAGTTATATATATTGAGGATTATTTTTTCGAAAATGCTCCAGTGCTTCTTCACTATACGAAAGAGATGTATTATCGGCTTCTGGCATTTAAATTTTTACCACAGGACATTGATCGTATTTTATATTTAGATCCTGATATTTTGATTATTAATCCGATCAGAGCACTGTATGAGACAGATCTTAATGGATATTTGTATGCTGCAGCATATCATGATAAGATTTCCATAAAAGAAATTAATAAGATCAGATTAAACCCTTATGATATTGAAGCATACTACAATTCAGGAGTATTATTAATGAATCTAGAGTATCAAAGACAGTATATTGATGAGAATATTATTTACCAATTTGTAGAAAAAAATCGTTCTAAGCTGATTATGCCGGATCAGGATATTTTAAATGCTTTATATTCAAAGAAAATAAAAAGCCTGGACGAGAAACTATATAATTATGATGCGAGATTTTACAGGTATTATAAAATTATGAGTGGTGGCATGTGTGATATGGATTATATTATAAAAAATACAGTGATTCTTCATTTTTGCGGGAAGAAAAAGCCATGGACTAAAAATTATAGTGGAAAATTTCACTCTTTATATAAACATTATGAAAAATTAGCATTATGTTAAGCTGAATGCCAAAAGATTTTAGCAAGAGAAGAATAATTTAATAATTTAAAAAACATTATTTTGTAAAATATAAAAAAGCTTTCAACTGTAGTTGAAAGCTTTTTTAGTTTTATAGGCAATAGGAAAATTAAGCAGTATTATATTAGAAGCATTGGAAGCTGGAAATGTTATTCAGATCTGTTCCAAAATACGTCCATCGGAATCTGTCCCATCTCCATCCAGCTACAGATCTTCTTCCTACAAAGGTAAGCCATGCCCAGAAGCTTCTGCCATCTCTAAGCCAGAGGTATACATATTGATATGTGCATGGACGAATTGCTCCAGGATCAATATTGAGTAAACCAGGTGATGTAGGAGATGCCTGTGGTTCAAAAGATGGAGGCGCTCCTGTTGGTGGTCCTGATGGAGAACCAGATGGCGTAAAATCCGAAGGTTGTTCAAAGGGGGGCATTTGAGGGAAACCGGGCTGTTGAAAAAATGGAGGTCTCCCAGGACCTGGAGAGGTTTGATCAAAAGGTGGTCTGGGTCTTTGGGGGCGAGGTCGTTGTCTGGTGTTTGTATCGTCATAATAATTATAATAATTCATAACATCACTCCTTTTACATTTTACTGCATTATATTCTCTGCAATGTAAAAATGCGACAATATATTGAGATATTCCTTATAAATAGTTGAAATTTATTTTATCCTGCAATAAAATGGAGTAAATGGGTATAGAAATAAAAGGATTACAGTGGTACAACCAGTTATAAAGATGAATAATCATTGTCGATGTGGAAAATACTACTTGTATGAGAAGAAGATTTGTTGTATATGGCTTAATCGGATGGTGCATGGAGATTATTTGGACAGGACTTCAATCTTTACTGCAAAGGGATGTAAAACTTGTAGGAAAAACTTCCATCTGGATGTTCCCGATTTATGGACTGACGGTTTTTTTGGAACCTCTTTGTGTAAAGCTTAAGCAGCGGCATATAGCATTTAGAGGAGGTGTGTACACGGTTTGCATTTTTATCATTGAATATGCTACTGGTTCGCTGCTGAAAAAATTATTAGGAGTATGTCCTTGGGATTATGGGAAAAGACGTTTTTCTGTAAAAGGTTTGATTCGGTTAGATTATGCACCGGCGTGGTTTGTAGCTGGCTTGATTTTTGAAAGTTTGTATCACTTTCTTGTAAAATCCGGTATACATGAATCAAAAAGCTCATTCAGCTAAAATGGATGAGTTTTTATGTTGTTTAAATCATTTTAAAATTTGATTGGAGTGGAGATTGATGAAAGAAATCGTATTAGCTGGAGGATGTTTTTGGGGTGTTGAAGAGTATTTTTCTAGAATTCCAGGAGTGGTTGAGACAAAGGTGGGTTATGCCAATGGAACAGTTCCAAATCCTACTTACGAACAAGTTAAAACATCCACAACCGGTCATGCAGAATCCGTTTATATTCAATATGATGAGCATAAAATTAATCTTGAAGAAATTTTAGAGAAATACTGGGAAATTATTGATCCTACGCTTCTGAATCGACAAGGTCCTGATATAGGATCACAATATAGAACAGGTATATTTTTTATCCATCCGGATGATGAGGAAATCATAAAAAAATCAAAAAATGAAGAACAGAAAAAATATGATCAACCCATTGTAACGGAAATAAAGCCTTTGAAGTCATTCTACCCGGCAGAGGAGTATCATCAAAAGTATTTAAAAAAGAATTCAAATGGGTATTGCCATATTAAATTGTAAAATTGAAAGATTTTTTGTGTAGCTTGCAATTTTCATAAAAGAGTGTTAGAATTTAATTCCAATGAATGACTTCATTACTATAGGAGGTATAATAATGAGTGATAAGATAAGAGTTGGAATTGTTGGTTATGGCAATTTAGGACGGGGAGTAGAGTCTGCATTAAAGCAAAATCCAGATATGGAGTTAAAAGCGATTTTTACAAGGAGAAATCCTAAGGACATAGTTCTTAAAGATGCCAATATTCAGGCACTACATATAAATGATATAGAAAAATATAAGGATGAAATAGATGTAATGATTTTATGTGGCGGTTCTGCTACGGATTTACCAGAGCAAAGTCCGGCTATTGCGAGATGGTTTAATATAGTAGATAGTTTTGACACCCATGCAAAAATTCCAGAACATTTTGCAGCAGTAGATCAGGCAGCTAAAGAAGGAAGTAAAGTTGGTGCAATATCTGTTGGGTGGGATCCAGGTTTATTCTCAATGAATCGTGTTTTAGCTGAAGCTGTTTTGCCAGAAGGAAAACATTATACCTTTTGGGGAAGAGGTGTTAGTCAAGGACATTCCGATGCTATCAGACGTATTAAAGGTGTAAAAAATGCTGTTCAGTATACTATTCCGATAGAAGAAGCAATTGAGAAAGTACGTTCAGGCTTCAATCCAGATTTGACTGTAAGAGAAAAGCATATCAGAGAATGCTATGTTGTAGCTGAAGAAAATGCTGATAAGAAAGCTATTGAAAACGAAATTAAATCAATGCCAAATTATTTTGCGGATTACGATACAATAGTTCATTTTGTTTCTGAAGAAGAGTTGAAGCAAAATCATTCTGCAATGCCTCATGGAGGTTTTGTGATAAGAAGTGGAAAGACAGGGGATGGAAACATCAATCATATCATAGAATTTTCATTGAAATTAGACAGTAATCCAGAATTTACTGGTAGTGTTTTAGTGGCTTATGCCCGTGCAGTATACAGATTAAATAAAGAAGGACAAAGTGGAGCAATGACAGTTTTCGATATTCCTTTGGCCTATTTGTCACCAAAATCAGGAGAAGAATTAAGAAAAGAATTGCTTTAAACAAAAAAACCCGCATTATTTTATGCGGGTCTTTTGACGTAAAAACGTAAATAATACATTTCAAAAAAGTTTTTTATAATGCTATACAGCATTATGAACGAAGGATACTATGCGATCAATAGGAATATCGGTTACAGAACCTACTGTGTATACGGGATATCCATTCCATCCTCCTGCTGTAATTGCTCCATTTTCGCTGGCAGGAAGAATAGGACCAGGTCCATAACTGTCACCGTATCCATATCCAGTTGAACATCCGCAACCATATCCAGCACCGCCAATACCATAATCCCATGGACCTACATTAAATCCTGTACATGCATTTCCTAAAGAACATCCTGGAGGGGGACCTATTCTGGTAATAAGACGAACAAAGCAGTTGTTAACGGATAAAATGACTCCAGTAAAACCAGCACCGGACTGTCCTCCACTACTTGTGAAAATAGTTACTGTTTCGCCGATATAGTTTGCAAGCAATGCTGCAAAATTTCCTCCTGTAAATACTCCAGCCCCAATACCATCTGGCATAATTATTTCCTCCTTTTTAAGGTTGAATTTTTAATTTATCTACTCTATATAATATTCATTTGGCCAGAAAGTGTGTTGGTATGAGCCAGTACATTTTTAATCAGAGAAAAATACAAGTTAATCTTTATTATATAATAAAATTGGCAGCCTAAAAGGCTGCCGATTTTTAATATTCGAATGATATTTTTTTGTCTTCATTTATTTTTATATACACGTGATTTGATTCCTTTATTTTTCCACAAAGGAATAGCTCTGCAAGTTCATCTTCTATAAGCTTTTGAATCGTTCTTCTTAAAGGACGAGCGCCGTATTTGGGGTCATACCCTTTTTCTAAAATTAAATCTTTAACTTCATCATCAATATGCAGAGTTATATTTTTTTCTCTTGCTTCGCTGATCACTTCTTTAAGCATTAAGTCTACGATTTGCTTGAGTTCTTCTTTGCTTAACTCTGTGAATACAATGATTTCATCAATTCGATTGAGAAATTCAGGGCGGAATATTTCTTTTAATGCATCATGAACTTTACTTTCCAATGCGGTATAATTATTTCTTTCAAAGCCGATTCCGTGAGCTTTTAAGCTGGTTCCTGCATTGGAGGTCATGATAATGACCGTATTTTCAAAATGGACAGTACGTCCATGGCTATCAGTTAGTCGCCCGTCTTCCAGTATTTGCAGAAGCATGTTAAATACATCCGGATGGGCTTTTTCAATTTCATCCAATAATATTACGGAATAAGGTTGTCTTCTTATTTTTTCAGTGAGCTGTCCACCTTCCTCATATCCAATATATCCCGGAGGAGAACCGATTAATTTGGACACAGTATGTTTTTCCATATATTCGGACATATCAATGCGTATTAATGCTTCTTCACTTCCAAATAGTTCTACTGCAAGGGTTTTTACCAATTCGGTTTTTCCAACTCCTGTTGGCCCAACGAATATGAAAGAAGAAGGTTTATTTATTTTTTTGAAACCAGAACGATTTCTCCTGATTGTTTTTGACACACTAACTACAGCTTTGTGTTGGCCGATGACACGTCTGTGAAGGCGATTTTCCAGATTTAAAAGTTTTTCTGCTTCTATTTCAGTAATTTTTTGAACCGGAATTTTTGTCCAGGCTTCTATAATAGAAGCAACATCATCTACAGTGATTGAGACGTTATTACTTTGATTTTCCAGTTGCGCTATTCTCTCCTGTAATCTGCATTCTTCCATTTTATATTCGGCTGCTTTTTCATAATCATCTCTAAAAGCCGCTTCTTCTTTCTTAGCTTGCACAGAACTTAATTCTTCTTTTAAAGCTTCTAATTCAACTAATCCTTGATTTTTGAGGTTTGCTCTTGAGCCCGCTTCGTCTATTACATCAATGGCTTTATCAGGCAAAAATCGATCAGTAATATATCTTTTGGATAATTTAACCGCTTCTTCAATGACTTCATCCGATATCGATACTTTATGATAGTTTTCGTAATAATCTTTTATACCTTTAATAATTTCTATGGTTTCTTCAACGGAAGGTTCATCTACAATAACTGGTTGAAAACGTCTTTCTAAAGCTGCATCCTTTTCGATGTGTTTTCGATATTCGTCCAGAGTTGTTGCACCAATAACTTGAATTTCTCCTCTTGCAAGGGCTGGTTTTAAAATGTTAGCTGCATTCATTGCACCACCTTCGGCAGTGCCTGCACCAATGATATTATGAAGTTCGTCAATTACTAAAATGACATTTCCGCATTCCTTTGCTTCTTTGATAATTGCCTGCATTCTCCCTTCAAATTGTCCTCTGAACTGCGTTCCTGCAACAATAGCGGTTAAATCAAGAAGATATATTTCGGTATTATATAATTTAAGCGGGACTTGTTTTTCGGCAATTCTTACGGCCAAACCTTCTGCAATGGCTGTCTTACCTACACCAGGTTCCCCAATGAGAACAGGATTATTTTTAGTTCGGCGATTAAGAATCTGAATGACCCTGTCTATTTCTCGATATCTTCCAATAATTCGATCCACTTCATGTTTTTTAGCCTTATCTGTCAGATTAATTCCATAGAGATCTAAATACTTTTTCTTCTTTTTCTTCTTCTCTTTAGGATTTTCATCTACATGGGAGGATGATGCATTAGATGTATCTGAATTTGAATCCGAAGGTTGATATTGTTTATCTTGTGCCCCTTTTAATCCTGAAAATGCATTATTAAGAAAACTTATAAATGGGTTCTGCTCATGATCAAGCTCCCCGATATCTAATTGATCCAGATTTATATCTTCGAATAAGCTGCCCATTTGCTCATTTAGATTTTCAATATCCTCAGAAGAGAGACCTGTTTGTTGTAAAATCTGATTAAGAGGTCCGATGCCTTGCTTTTTTGCACAGGGCATGCATAATCCTATCATTTCTTGTTTGCCATTTATAATTTTAGGCATAAATATTACCGCAACATTTTTTTTACATATAGAACATTTTGACATTCATAACCACTCCATATCCCATTGTCTAAAATAATTTGAGCTTCCAATAGTATATCATTATTTTAAATATTAAGGTAGGAGAGAAATTAATCTAAAGGATTAAATAATCAATAAAAATAAGCATTTGAGTAATTCATTATAGATTTTTTGCAAAAAATGTTATATTATATTTATATCGCATAATTACAAAAAAAGTAAATAATTACAGTTAATACATATAAGAACGGTGGTTATATGTATATTAATGAAGAGTGTATTGACATAATTAAAAAGCAAAGAAAAGAATATTTTTCAGCATTGATATTTGTAATTGCTCTTCTAAGTTTTATATTCAGATTTATTTCTAATTATACAATAAGC
It contains:
- a CDS encoding ATP-dependent Clp protease ATP-binding subunit, translated to MSKCSICKKNVAVIFMPKIINGKQEMIGLCMPCAKKQGIGPLNQILQQTGLSSEDIENLNEQMGSLFEDINLDQLDIGELDHEQNPFISFLNNAFSGLKGAQDKQYQPSDSNSDTSNASSSHVDENPKEKKKKKKKYLDLYGINLTDKAKKHEVDRIIGRYREIDRVIQILNRRTKNNPVLIGEPGVGKTAIAEGLAVRIAEKQVPLKLYNTEIYLLDLTAIVAGTQFRGQFEGRMQAIIKEAKECGNVILVIDELHNIIGAGTAEGGAMNAANILKPALARGEIQVIGATTLDEYRKHIEKDAALERRFQPVIVDEPSVEETIEIIKGIKDYYENYHKVSISDEVIEEAVKLSKRYITDRFLPDKAIDVIDEAGSRANLKNQGLVELEALKEELSSVQAKKEEAAFRDDYEKAAEYKMEECRLQERIAQLENQSNNVSITVDDVASIIEAWTKIPVQKITEIEAEKLLNLENRLHRRVIGQHKAVVSVSKTIRRNRSGFKKINKPSSFIFVGPTGVGKTELVKTLAVELFGSEEALIRIDMSEYMEKHTVSKLIGSPPGYIGYEEGGQLTEKIRRQPYSVILLDEIEKAHPDVFNMLLQILEDGRLTDSHGRTVHFENTVIIMTSNAGTSLKAHGIGFERNNYTALESKVHDALKEIFRPEFLNRIDEIIVFTELSKEELKQIVDLMLKEVISEAREKNITLHIDDEVKDLILEKGYDPKYGARPLRRTIQKLIEDELAELFLCGKIKESNHVYIKINEDKKISFEY
- a CDS encoding glycosyltransferase family 8 protein gives rise to the protein MNILVTLNSNYITPLKVMLKSLFLSNEKEKFTVYIMHSSLKAEELDDLKEFITMHNSHMEVIYIEDYFFENAPVLLHYTKEMYYRLLAFKFLPQDIDRILYLDPDILIINPIRALYETDLNGYLYAAAYHDKISIKEINKIRLNPYDIEAYYNSGVLLMNLEYQRQYIDENIIYQFVEKNRSKLIMPDQDILNALYSKKIKSLDEKLYNYDARFYRYYKIMSGGMCDMDYIIKNTVILHFCGKKKPWTKNYSGKFHSLYKHYEKLALC
- a CDS encoding diaminopimelate dehydrogenase, producing MSDKIRVGIVGYGNLGRGVESALKQNPDMELKAIFTRRNPKDIVLKDANIQALHINDIEKYKDEIDVMILCGGSATDLPEQSPAIARWFNIVDSFDTHAKIPEHFAAVDQAAKEGSKVGAISVGWDPGLFSMNRVLAEAVLPEGKHYTFWGRGVSQGHSDAIRRIKGVKNAVQYTIPIEEAIEKVRSGFNPDLTVREKHIRECYVVAEENADKKAIENEIKSMPNYFADYDTIVHFVSEEELKQNHSAMPHGGFVIRSGKTGDGNINHIIEFSLKLDSNPEFTGSVLVAYARAVYRLNKEGQSGAMTVFDIPLAYLSPKSGEELRKELL
- a CDS encoding Ger(x)C family spore germination protein produces the protein MKSIKIFFLTSILLISIFLFVGCWNYREVDDINIVAGTAIDKGIHKEYMISIEILESSIGKESPTTSKLIVAEGESIFDAVRNAIAISGKKLYWSHNKILILSKEVAQEGITEVIDWFLRDAETRSDVYILVSKGTSAKEILEKKQKDEKIEQVVSFNLHDILVNQKVLSKAPNIQIWQLTNDIVDEGIMAIAPSVELAKVDHNDCPEILGTAFFKNDQLIGFLSENETKYLLFLRNQIKGGLLNLSPEDNKKNPTITFEIFDNKTKLQPVTKDKEIAMNINIDTHLAVGTIKGTKNYLTDKEIIQLEKDVADMIKTNCENLIKKMQSEYKADIFGFGAKIRAHKPAFWKDMEKIGKMFLKIWKFIST
- a CDS encoding spore germination protein, whose amino-acid sequence is MYNSCSSDILLTTSLEDNISVFNQIFRNDFTFITRKFQNNYSPSVKCCILYFEGMADTKVLNENVIEPILSNHFMGEISSSNLIDELQYKIILSSDIKSSNDLQTILNALMDGDTILLAEGYDQALIISSKAWPSRSIDEPESAQVVRGPREGFVESILTNISLVRRKIKNPNLKFIVRELGAQTHTKICISYIEGIADENVLNELGRRLDQIEIDGILDSGYIQEFIKDAPYSPFETVGSSERPDIIAGKLLEGRVAIFVDGSPFVLTVPYIMIESFQANEDYYNNYLFSSFNRLLRAVSGLLSISIPGLYLAISTYHQEMLPTSLLISIAASRQKVPFPTVVSLFVMLTIFDILREVGTRIPTPIGQTINIVGTLVLGEAAVDANLVSAPVIIVTALTSITKLINIHLLGPIILLRTLLLFAASFLGIYGFILGYLAIILHLMSLRSFGVPYMLNTTRIKDQNGKDAWIRAPWWIMSLRPKIIGKKNLRRQPLKNSRRK
- the msrA gene encoding peptide-methionine (S)-S-oxide reductase MsrA; this encodes MKEIVLAGGCFWGVEEYFSRIPGVVETKVGYANGTVPNPTYEQVKTSTTGHAESVYIQYDEHKINLEEILEKYWEIIDPTLLNRQGPDIGSQYRTGIFFIHPDDEEIIKKSKNEEQKKYDQPIVTEIKPLKSFYPAEEYHQKYLKKNSNGYCHIKL
- a CDS encoding putative ABC transporter permease gives rise to the protein MRRRFVVYGLIGWCMEIIWTGLQSLLQRDVKLVGKTSIWMFPIYGLTVFLEPLCVKLKQRHIAFRGGVYTVCIFIIEYATGSLLKKLLGVCPWDYGKRRFSVKGLIRLDYAPAWFVAGLIFESLYHFLVKSGIHESKSSFS